A genomic window from Panthera tigris isolate Pti1 chromosome B4, P.tigris_Pti1_mat1.1, whole genome shotgun sequence includes:
- the SLC39A5 gene encoding zinc transporter ZIP5 encodes MGPPMSHLLAGLCVWVALGLAGGSAPNLGPAEQEQNHYLAQLFGLYGENGTLTAGGLARLLHSLGLGRVQGLRLGHHGPPVGRAIPPVGDNSTYRSQDPELSVDVWAGLPLGPSEWGDPEEPKAPASPRGPAPSGLDLFHRLLLLDHSLADHLNEDCLNGSQLLVNFGLSPAAPLTPRQFALLCPALLYQIDSRVCIQAPTPTPSGDLLSALVHSALAVLLLSLPAPLSLLLLRLLGPRLLRPLLGFLGALAVGTLCGDALLHLLPHAQGGQHAGPSGQPEEDLGPGLSVLGGLFLLFVLENVLGLLRHRGLRPRCCRRKRKDFRAPALDLEDGSGMALQPLQAAPEQEAQGCRGEQDSQPPPAPAPTGHQGHSHGNQGGSDANITWMVLLGDGLHNLTDGLAIGAAFSDGFSSGLSTTLAVFCHELPHELGDFAMLLRAGLPFRRLLLLSLVSGALGLGGAALGVGLSLGPVPLTSWVFGVTAGVFLYVALVDMLPALLRPPEPLPTLHVLLQGLGLLLGGSLMLTIAMLEEQLWPLVSDG; translated from the exons ATGGGGCCCCCAATGAGTCATCTGCTGGCTGgcctgtgtgtgtgggtggcCTTGGGCTTGGCAGGGGGCTCAGCCCCCAACCTGGGCCCTGCTGAGCAGGAGCAGAACCATTACTTGGCCCAGCTGTTTGGCCTGTATGGGGAGAACGGGACACTGACAGCCGGGGGCCTAGCGCGGCTTCTCCACAGCCTGGGGCTAGGCCGAGTTCAGGGACTTCGCCTAGGACACCATGGACCTCCGGTTGGTCGGGCTATACCCCCAGTTGGAGACAATTCCACATACAG ATCACAGGACCCTGAGCTGAGTGTGGATGTCTGGGCTGGGCTGCCTCTGGGTCCCTCAGAGTGGGGTGACCCAGAGGAGCCAAAGGCCCCAGCATCGCCCCGTGGGCCAGCCCCCTCTGGCCTGGACCTCTTTCACAGACTTCTGCTGCTGGACCATTCATTGGCTGACCATCTGAATGAGGAT TGTCTGAATGGCTCCCAGCTGCTGGTCAACTTTGGCCTGAGCCCTGCTGCTCCTCTGACCCCTCGTCAGTTTGCTCTGCTGTGTCCAGCCCTGCTTTATCAGATCGACAGCCGTGTCTGCATCCAggccccaaccccaaccccctcAGGGGATCTTCTGTCTG CCTTGGTTCATAGCGCCCTGGCAGTCCTGCTGCtcagcctccctgctcccctctccctgctgctgctgcggcTCCTGGGACCTCGTCTATTACGGCCCCTGCTGGGTTTCCTGGGGGCCCTGGCCGTGGGCACTCTTTGTGGGGATGCACTGCTACACCTGCTGCCACAT GCACAAGGAGGGCAGCATGCTGGACCTAGCGGACAACCAGAGGAGGACCTGGGACCAGGACTGTCGGTACTCGGAGGTCTCTTCCTGCTCTTTGTGCTGGAGAACGTGCTAGGGCTTTTGCGGCACAGAGGGCTCAGGCCA AGATGCTGCAGGCGAAAAAGAAAGGATTTCAGAGCACCAGCCCTGGACCTGGAGGATGGCAGTGGGATGGCCCTTCAGCCCCTGCAGGCAGCTCCAG AGCAAGAAGCTCAGGGCTGCCGTGGGGAGCAGGACAGCCagcccccaccagccccagcTCCTACTGGGCACCAAGGCCACAGTCACGGGAACCAGGGTGGCAGTGATGCCAATATAACGTGGATGGTCCTCCTGGGAGACGGTCTGCACAACCTCACTGATGGGCTGGCCATAG GTGCTGCCTTCTCCGATGGCTTCTCCAGTGGCCTCAGCACCACCCTAGCAGTCTTCTGCCATGAGCTACCCCATGAACTGG GTGACTTTGCGATGCTGCTCCGAGCAGGGCTGCCCTTTCggaggctgctgctgctgagtTTGGTGTCTGGAGCCCTGGGACTAGGGGGTGCAGCCCTAGGGGTGGGGCTCAGTTTGGGCCCTGTCCCTCTCACTTCCTGGGTGTTTGGGGTCACTGCTGGGGTCTTCCTCTATGTGGCCCTTGTGGACATG ctacCAGCCCTGCTTCGGCCTCCCGAGCCCCTCCCTACGCTCCATGTGCTACTGCAGGGGTTGGGGCTGCTGCTGGGGGGCAGCCTCATGCTCACCATAGCCATGCTGGAGGAGCAGCTATGGCCCCTGGTCTCTGATGGCTGA
- the ANKRD52 gene encoding serine/threonine-protein phosphatase 6 regulatory ankyrin repeat subunit C, with translation MGILSITDQPPLVQAIFSRDVEEVRSLLSQKENINVLDQERRTPLHAAAYVGDVPILQLLLMSGANVNAKDTLWLTPLHRAAASRNEKVLGLLLAHSADVNARDKLWQTPLHVAAANRATKCAEALAPLLSSLNVADRSGRSALHHAVHSGHLETVNLLLNKGASLNVCDKKERQPLHWAAFLGHLEVLKLLVARGADLSCKDRKGYGLLHTAAASGQIEVVKYLLRMGAEIDEPNAFGNTALHIACYLGQDAVAIELVNAGANVNQPNDKGFTPLHVAAVSTNGALCLELLVNNGADVNYQSKEGKSPLHMAAIHGRFTRSQILIQNGSEIDCADKFGNTPLHVAARYGHELLISTLMTNGADTARRGIHDMFPLHLAVLFGFSDCCRKLLSSGQLYSIVSSLSNEHVLSAGFDINTPDNLGRTCLHAAASGGNVECLNLLLSSGADLRRRDKFGRTPLHYAAANGSYQCAVTLVTAGAGVNEADCKGCSPLHYAAASDTYRRAEPHSSSSHDAEEDEPLKESRRKEAFFCLEFLLDNGADPSLRDRQGYTAVHYAAAYGNRQNLELLLEMSFNCLEDVESTIPVSPLHLAAYNGHCEALKTLAETLVNLDVRDHKGRTALFLATERGSTECVEVLTAHGASALIKERKRKWTPLHAAAASGHTDSLHLLIDSGERADITDVMDAYGQTPLMLAIMNGHVDCVHLLLEKGSTADAADLRGRTALHRGAVTGCEDCLAALLDHDAFVLCRDFKGRTPIHLASACGHTAVLRTLLQAALSTDPLDAGVDYSGYSPMHWASYTGHEDCLELLLEHSPFSYLEGNPFTPLHCAVINNQDSTTEMLLGALGAKIVNSRDAKGRTPLHAAAFADNVSGLRMLLQHQAEVNATDHTGRTALMTAAENGQTAAVEFLLYRGKADLTVLDENKNTALHLACSKGHEKCALMILAETQDLGLINATNSALQMPLHIAARNGLASVVQALLSRGATVLAVDEEGHTPALACAPNKDVADCLALILSTMKPFPPKDAVSPFSFSLLKNCGIAAAKTVGGCGALPHGASCPYSQERHGAIGLDGCYSE, from the exons AAGGTGCTGGGATTGCTGCTGGCACATTCAGCAGATGTGAATGCCCGGGACAAGCTGTGGCAGACACCATTGCATGTGGCTGCCGCCAACCGGGCCACGAAGTGTGCTGAGGCTCTGGCACCCCTGTTGAGCAGCCTCAATGTGGCTGACAGGAGCGGGCGCAGTGCCCTGCATCATGCAGTGCATAGTGGGCATCTAGAG ACGGTGAACCTGCTCCTGAACAAGGGAGCCAGCCTGAATGTTTGTGATAAAAAGGAGCGGCAGCCTCTGCACTGGGCAGCTTTTCTAG gGCATTTGGAGGTCCTGAAACTGCTGGTGGCACGGGGAGCGGACCTCAGCTGCAAGGACCGCAAGGGCTATGGGCTTCTCCACACAGCTGCTGCCAGTGGCCAAATTGAAGTGGTGAAGTACCTGCTCCGGATGGGGGCTGAG ATTGATGAGCCCAATGCTTTTGGAAACACAGCTTTGCACATCGCCTGCTACCTGGGCCAGGATGCTGTGGCTATTGAGCTGGTGAATGCAGGAGCCAATGTCAACCAGCCAAATGACAAGGGCTTCACGCCGCTGCATGTGGCTGCAGTCTCTACCAATGGCGCTCTCTGCTTGGAGCTGTTGGTCAATAACGGGGCTGATGTCAACTACCAG AGCAAGGAAGGGAAAAGTCCTCTGCACATGGCTGCCATCCATGGTCGTTTCACCCGCTCCCAGATCCTCATCCAGAATG GCAGCGAGATTGATTGTGCTGACAAATTTGGGAACACGCCACTGCACGTGGCTGCTCGCTACGGACACGAACTACTCATCAGCACCCTCATGACCAATGGCGCGGATACCGCCCG GCGCGGCATTCACGACATGTTCCCTCTGCATTTAGCTGTTCTCTTTGGATTCTCTGACTGTTGTCGTAAGCTTCTTTCCTCAG GTCAGCTGTACAGCATTGTATCTTCACTCAGCAACGAGCATGTGCTTTCAGCTGGGTTTGACATCAATACGCCTGACAACCTTGGCCGCACCTGTCTTCATGCTGCTGCTTCTGGAGG GAATGTTGAATGTCTTAATTTGCTGTTGAGCAGTGGAGCTGACTTGAGGAGGAGAGACAAATTTGGAAG gACCCCACTGCACTATGCAGCCGCCAATGGCAGCTACCAGTGTGCAGTCACACTGGTGACTGCTGGGGCGGGTGTCAACGAGGCTGACTGTAAAGGCTGTTCTCCCCTCCACTACGCTGCCGCCTCTGACACCTACAGGAG AGCGGAACCCCACTCATCGTCCAGCCACGATGCTGAAGAGGACGAGCCACTGAAGGAGTCCCGCAGGAAGGAGGCCTTCTT ctgtCTGGAGTTCTTACTGGATAACGGTGCAGACCCCTCCCTGCGGGACAGGCAGGGCTACACAGCTGTGCACTATGCAGCCGCCTACGGCAACAGACAGAACCTCGAACTG CTCTTAGAAATGTCCTTTAACTGCCTGGAGGATGTGGAGAGCACCATTCCAGTTAGCCCTTTGCACTTAGCT GCCTACAACGGTCACTGTGAAGCCCTGAAGACACTGGCTGAGACGCTGGTGAATCTGGATGTAAGGGACCACAAGGGCCGGACCGCGCTCTTCCTGGCCACTGAGCGAGGCTCTACTGAGTGTGTGGAGGTGCTTACGGCCCATGGCGCCTCTGCTCTCATCAAGGAGCGCAAACGCAAGTGGACACCCCTGCACGCTGCTG CTGCCTCTGGCCACACTGACTCCCTGCACTTGCTGATCGACAGTGGGGAACGCGCCGACATCACTGATGTCATGGATGCCTATGGACA AACCCCACTGATGCTGGCCATCATGAATGGCCACGTGGATTGTGTCCATCTGCTGCTAGAGAAAGGATCCACAGCTGATGCTGCTGACCTCCGGGGCCGCACCGCCCTCCACCGTGGG GCAGTGACTGGCTGTGAGGACTGCCTGGCTGCCCTGCTGGACCACGACGCATTTGTGCTGTGCCGAGACTTCAAGGGCCGCACCCCCATCCATCTGGCCTCAGCCTGCGGCCACACTGCAGTGCTGCGGACGCTGTTGCAGGCCGCCCTTTCCACAGACCCACTGGATGCTGGCGTGGACTACAGTGGATACTCGCCCATGCACTGGGCCTCCTACACTG GACATGAAGATTGTCTGGAGTTGTTACTTGAACACAGCCCGTTTTCATACCTGGAGGGAAACCCCTTCACTCCTTTGCACTGTGCAGT AATTAATAACCAGGACAGCACCACAGAGATGCTGCTGGGAGCTCTGGGTGCCAAGATTGTGAACAGCCGAGATGCCAAAGGACG GACCCCTCTTCACGCCGCTGCCTTCGCGGACAATGTATCTGGGCTCCGGATGCTACTGCAGCATCAAGCCGAGGTGAACGCCACTGACCACACTGGCCGCACTGCGCTCATGACGGCGGCCGAGAACGGCCAGACCGCTGCTGTGG AATTTCTGCTGTATCGAGGGAAGGCAGACCTTACTGTGCTGGATGAGAACAAGAACACTGCCCTCCACTTGGCTTGTAGCAAG GGCCATGAGAAATGTGCCCTCATGATCCTGGCAGAAACCCAAGACCTTGGCCTTATCAATGCTACCAACAGTGCGCTGCAAAT gCCACTCCACATTGCTGCCCGGAATGGTCTAGCTTCTGTGGTGCAGGCCCTGCTAAGTCGTGGGGCCACAGTGCTGGCTGTGGATGAAGAAG GTCACACCCCAGCGCTGGCCTGCGCCCCCAACAAAGATGTGGCAGACTGCCTGGCCTTGATCCTCTCCACCATGAAGCCTTTCCCACCCAAGGACGCCGTCAGTCCTTTCAGCTTCAGCCTGCTCAAGAACTGCGGCATCGCAGCAGCCAAGACGGTGGGTGGCTGCGGCGCCCTGCCCCATGGGGCCTCCTGCCCCTACAGTCAGGAGCGGCACGGCGCCATTGGGTTAGACGGCTGCTATTCGGAGTAG